In Pyrus communis chromosome 1, drPyrComm1.1, whole genome shotgun sequence, the following are encoded in one genomic region:
- the LOC137729679 gene encoding glutamate receptor 2.7-like: MNSKPSKREYSNMTKNPMIKPVFLFFLFFKIFFVGAQNTTLIPVHVGVVLDLDTGFGKMGMSCIDMALANFYASHADYKTRLVLHKRDSAEDVVVAATAALDLIKNEKVQAIIGLESSMQASFVIELGDKAQVPIISFSATSPSLQGSYFFRIAQNDSSQVKAISSVIQAFGWTEAVPISVDNEFGKGVIPYLTTALQAVGARVPYWSFIPSTATDEEIVAELRKLMSMRTRVFIVHMSPYLGSQFFSKAKDFGMMDEGYVWIMTNGMTNSFISSSSSVDIDNMQGVLGLKTYVSITKELESFRARWQTKFRQDNPTIPSVKLGIFGLWAYDAAWALAMAVEKVGTTNFRFQKMKDSGNSTGLERLEFSQNGLELVRELSGTRFRGLSGDFSLINRQLQSSTFQIVNVNGNGERGIGYWTTKNGLVRNIKSNRNTSRHSNSNASLGPIIWPGDTTSVPRGWQISTNGTLKVLVPAKLMYDELINVTYDSRTGTTNVTGYCIDVFTAVIEALPYPAPFEFHPFAKPNGERAGSYIDMIKQVVLGNYDALVGDITIRANRSLYVDFTLPYTEAGVSMVVPVKGNNGAKNTWVFLKPLTWDLWVTSCCFFIFIGFVIWFLEHPKNKDFQGPPQHQIGTSFWFSFSTMFFIHRELVLSNLARFVVIVWCFVVLILTQSYTASLTSILTVQQLQPTVTDINTLIKNGDKVGYLRGSFIYGILKQLGFQDDKLRAYYSREELDKLLQDGDENGGISAAFDETPYMKLFVSTYCSKYTIFEPTFKTDGFAFVFQEGSLLTRDFSDALTQVREGDKMKVIEDKWFKKNESCSNSDTVGSSNTLGLDSFWGLFIVAGVVSSLAILIFTAMFLYEHSHILTRADTEASFWTRIHEILRVYYGKDLTSDISRKSTLQDSDHGIAAAESSPNSSCPPSSSSSSPDCAGLHLVHQELVGTPNSSVHGGDLSPNGQATATQDSSTHEYGINFLPK, from the exons ATGAATTCCAAGCCATCCAAGAGAGAGTATTCAAACATGACAAAAAACCCTATGATCAAACCcgtctttcttttcttcctattctttaaaattttcttcGTCGGGGCACAAAACACAACATTAATCCCAGTACATGTGGGAGTGGTTCTTGACTTGGACACCGGGTTTGGGAAAATGGGGATGAGCTGCATTGACATGGCCCTTGCCAACTTCTACGCCTCTCATGCAGACTACAAAACCAGGCTGGTCCTACACAAAAGGGACTCTGCAGAAGATGTTGTTGTTGCAGCTACCGCAG CTCTAGACTTGATAAAAAATGAGAAAGTGCAAGCCATCATAGGGTTAGAATCATCAATGCAAGCCAGCTTTGTAATTGAGCTTGGAGACAAAGCTCAGGTGCCCATAATATCATTTTCCGCGACAAGCCCTTCTCTTCAGGGTTCATACTTTTTCCGAATTGCGCAGAATGACTCATCTCAAGTTAAAGCCATTAGTAGTGTCATCCAGGCCTTTGGTTGGACTGAAGCAGTGCCCATCAGTGTTGACAATGAGTTCGGAAAGGGAGTAATACCTTACCTGACTACTGCTTTGCAAGCAGTTGGTGCTCGTGTGCCCTACTGGAGTTTCATTCCTTCAACCGCCACGGATGAGGAAATTGTTGCAGAGCTTCGCAAGTTGATGTCAATGCGAACCAGGGTCTTCATAGTGCATATGTCCCCTTATCTTGGCTCTCAGTTTTTCTCAAAAGCAAAAGACTTTGGCATGATGGATGAAGGCTATGTTTGGATAATGACAAATGGGATGACTAACAGTTTTATTTCCTCGAGTTCTTCTGTCGACATAGACAACATGCAAGGGGTGTTGGGTTTAAAGACTTATGTTTCCATTACAAAAGAGCTTGAAAGTTTTAGAGCTAGATGGCAAACAAAATTTCGACAAGACAATCCAACTATCCCTAGTGTTAAATTGGGTATTTTTGGATTGTGGGCGTATGATGCTGCTTGGGCACTAGCCATGGCAGTTGAGAAGGTTGGAACAACAAACTTCCGCTTCCAAAAGATGAAAGATTCTGGCAATTCCACTGGTTTGGAGAGATTAGAGTTCTCTCAAAATGGTCTAGAACTTGTCCGAGAATTATCAGGTACAAGATTCAGAGGTCTTTCAGGAGATTTCAGCCTTATTAATAGGCAACTACAATCATCTACTTTTCAGATAGTCAATGTTAACGGTAATGGGGAAAGAGGGATTGGATATTGGACAACCAAAAATGGACTCGTAAGAAACATTAAATCGAACAGAAATACAAGCAGACACTCTAATTCTAATGCCAGTCTTGGACCTATTATATGGCCTGGAGACACCACCTCGGTTCCAAGGGGTTGGCAGATTAGTACGAATGGGACCTTAAAGGTTCTAGTCCCGGCGAAGCTAATGTATGATGAATTGATAAATGTAACGTATGATTCTAGAACTGGCACAACTAATGTCACTGGATACTGCATAGATGTCTTTACCGCTGTAATAGAGGCATTGCCGTACCCTGCTCCTTTTGAGTTTCATCCCTTTGCAAAGCCTAATGGTGAAAGAGCTGGAAGTTACATTGATATGATCAAGCAAGTAGTTCTCGGG AACTATGATGCTTTAGTTGGAGATATTACCATTAGAGCAAATAGATCCTTGTATGTTGACTTTACATTGCCGTACACAGAAGCGGGGGTATCGATGGTTGTGCCTGTCAAAGGAAATAATGGTGCTAAAAACACCTGGGTGTTCTTGAAGCCTTTGACCTGGGACCTTTGGGTAACCAGCTgctgcttttttattttcattggtTTTGTGATCTGGTTTCTTGAACACCCAAAAAACAAAGACTTTCAGGGgcctccacagcaccaaatTGGCACAAGCTTTTGGTTCTCGTTCTCAACCATGTTTTTCATACATC GGGAGCTAGTGCTGAGCAACTTGGCTAGATTTGTAGTGATCGTATGGTGCTTTGTTGTTCTCATACTAACGCAAAGTTATACTGCCAGTTTAACGTCAATATTAACAGTCCAGCAGCTCCAACCAACCGTCACTGATATAAACACGCTCATTAAGAATGGGGACAAGGTTGGCTACCTACGAGGTTCTTTTATTTATGGGATTCTGAAGCAACTAGGATTTCAGGATGATAAACTTAGGGCCTATTATTCTAGAGAAGAATTGGATAAACTTCTTCAAGATGGGGATGAAAACGGAGGTATTTCTGCTGCTTTTGATGAAACGCCCTACATGAAACTTTTTGTTTCAACTTATTGTTCAAAATATACCATTTTCGAGCCAACATTCAAAACTGATggttttgcattt GTCTTTCAAGAAGGTTCGCTTCTCACGCGTGATTTTTCAGATGCACTCACTCAAGTGCGCGAGGGAGATAAAATGAAGGTCATCGAAGATAAGTGGttcaagaaaaatgaaagttgTTCAAACTCCGACACCGTGGGAAGTTCCAACACTCTTGGTCTTGATAGCTTTTGGGGCCTCTTCATCGTTGCTGGTGTTGTTTCATCACTAGCTATCCTCATATTTACAGCTATGTTCCTCTATGAGCATAGCCACATCTTGACACGCGCAGATACAGAAGCCTCGTTTTGGACAAGAATTCATGAAATATTAAGAGTATATTACGGAAAAGACCTGACTTCGGATATTTCTAGGAAGAGCACGCTGCAAGATAGTGATCATGGTATAGCTGCTGCTGAATCTTCACCAAACAGCAGCTGTCCCCCAAGTTCATCATCAAGCTCTCCCGACTGCGCTGGACTGCACCTTGTTCATCAAGAGCTGGTGGGAACTCCTAATTCTTCCGTGCATGGTGGTGATCTGAGTCCGAATGGTCAAGC